From Carassius gibelio isolate Cgi1373 ecotype wild population from Czech Republic chromosome B23, carGib1.2-hapl.c, whole genome shotgun sequence, the proteins below share one genomic window:
- the LOC128011937 gene encoding transmembrane protein 107 encodes MSVVSSLVPARFLTLIAHLVIVIIIFWSRENSVRACLPLDYTNEEYSFEDTRLVVALSVTLGLFAVELVGFLSGVSMFNNNQALLSIGCHTSGAVALLFFLFEQWTCSLYWWICGFCSVIPALYEMILFIVVFGFKRKPL; translated from the exons ATGTCGGTGGTAAGCAGTCTGGTGCCAGCCCGTTTCTTGACTCTCATCGCGCATCTTGTGATAGTCATCATCATCTTCTGGTCCCGG GAGAACAGTGTCAGAGCCTGCCTCCCACTGGATTACACTAATGAAGAATACAGCTTTGAGGACACACG ACTTGTAGTGGCATTATCCGTGACCCTGGGCCTGTTTGCTGTCGAGCTGGTTGGGTTCCTCTCTGGAGTCTCTATGTTCAACAACAATCAAGCTCTTCTAT CTATTGGATGTCACACCAGTGGCGCTGTGGCTTTGCTCTTCTTCTTGTTTGAGCAATGGACCTGCAGCCTCTACTGGTGGATCTGTGGCTTCTGTAG TGTGATTCCAGCACTATATGAGATGATCCTTTTTATTGTAGTGTTTGGATTTAAGAGGAAGCCTCTATAA